A single genomic interval of Alteromonas sp. BL110 harbors:
- a CDS encoding DUF6644 family protein yields MNTFLSKVIDTLQSSPLNHFVMDNAVVFPVLEMAHFLGLSLLFGALLIVDLRLVGVAKKIPLNHVESFLRFALIGFAINAITGVLFVIGDPSRYLVNIAFGLKMLVIGLAGVNTLYFVKRVKPQLHNAHESQAASAEAAIVAWLSIALWVCVIILGRFIPYLETP; encoded by the coding sequence ATGAATACTTTTCTATCCAAGGTAATCGATACATTACAATCGAGCCCGCTAAACCATTTTGTTATGGATAACGCTGTAGTATTTCCAGTGTTAGAAATGGCGCATTTTTTAGGTTTAAGCCTACTTTTTGGGGCTCTGCTCATAGTAGATTTAAGGCTTGTAGGTGTTGCTAAAAAAATTCCGTTAAACCATGTTGAATCATTTCTTCGCTTTGCCCTTATTGGGTTTGCTATCAATGCGATAACCGGCGTTTTATTTGTAATTGGCGACCCCAGTCGATACTTAGTTAACATCGCATTCGGCCTCAAGATGCTAGTTATTGGGCTTGCCGGAGTTAACACACTTTACTTTGTAAAAAGGGTAAAACCGCAACTACATAATGCTCACGAATCACAAGCAGCGAGCGCAGAAGCAGCGATAGTAGCTTGGTTATCCATAGCACTGTGGGTGTGCGTTATTATATTGGGGCGTTTCATCCCCTATCTAGAAACGCCTTAA
- a CDS encoding DUF6998 domain-containing protein, with product MALTQMQIIQSLGEAMSWFEREITWGVPPTELRHLIGRIGELYAALITNGQMASEVNQQGYDVVSAAGERVSVKTTAMMGASGHIAFNPNTLQFVDRVIVLKVNTEEMQIETLLNEETDVAKTFMRESSGNSGKLIISLSRLLNTNKIKKDVSTVNTVYKAPYTIKELENGTIEVYKGAEHITPAKPILREVAKQLNLSILNGNGNPFNTRQLGSLIIRTLKAK from the coding sequence ATGGCCCTGACACAAATGCAAATCATTCAGTCACTAGGCGAAGCAATGTCGTGGTTTGAAAGGGAAATCACATGGGGTGTTCCACCTACAGAGTTGCGTCACCTCATAGGAAGAATTGGTGAATTGTACGCGGCTTTAATCACTAATGGACAAATGGCGAGTGAAGTAAATCAACAAGGTTATGATGTTGTTAGCGCAGCTGGTGAGAGGGTATCAGTAAAAACCACAGCTATGATGGGCGCCAGTGGTCACATAGCGTTTAACCCTAACACATTACAATTCGTAGACCGTGTGATTGTGCTAAAGGTTAATACTGAAGAAATGCAAATAGAAACATTGCTAAACGAAGAAACAGATGTAGCAAAAACGTTTATGCGTGAATCTAGCGGAAATAGTGGAAAGTTAATCATATCGCTCTCTAGACTACTTAATACCAATAAAATAAAGAAAGATGTATCTACTGTTAATACAGTATACAAAGCACCTTACACAATTAAAGAGCTTGAAAACGGTACTATCGAAGTCTACAAAGGAGCTGAACACATAACGCCTGCAAAGCCTATCCTTCGGGAAGTGGCAAAGCAGCTCAATCTGAGTATTTTAAATGGCAACGGTAACCCTTTTAATACGAGGCAACTCGGCAGTTTGATTATTAGAACGTTAAAAGCAAAATAG
- a CDS encoding lipase family protein codes for MKKLKRYQYERYAILCQLAYPDADAQYKKILDPFHERQLVDKYGRMSVRILWVENKKEVIIVFRGSLGFKDWFANLFFIPYRLRQLNRSFFVHWGFARLLAQPMYSSTKTSEDALPLRELLVKVLEPLRAQGKRFSFIGHSSGGAVAVLMADYFQRRYPKSVKRVVTFGQPAVGTRSWYKHYTLHHRTYRICCDLDVITFMPPFPFYFWHVGKMLWLHDDKIYENTPTHKRFFMSLQSWLLRPITYHYMRKYIRNKSLFDEH; via the coding sequence ATGAAGAAATTGAAACGCTATCAATACGAACGATATGCCATCCTCTGTCAACTCGCCTACCCCGACGCCGACGCGCAATACAAAAAAATATTAGACCCATTTCATGAACGCCAACTTGTCGACAAATACGGCCGAATGAGCGTAAGGATATTGTGGGTTGAAAACAAAAAAGAAGTCATCATCGTTTTTCGTGGTTCGTTAGGTTTTAAAGATTGGTTCGCCAACTTGTTTTTCATACCCTATAGATTGCGCCAGTTGAACAGAAGCTTTTTTGTTCACTGGGGCTTTGCGAGGCTACTTGCACAACCAATGTATTCAAGTACAAAAACCTCAGAGGACGCCTTACCTCTTAGAGAGTTACTCGTCAAAGTACTAGAGCCTCTTCGTGCCCAAGGTAAACGCTTTTCATTTATCGGTCATTCATCAGGCGGAGCGGTTGCTGTGCTCATGGCCGATTATTTCCAAAGGCGATACCCTAAGTCGGTAAAAAGAGTGGTGACTTTCGGCCAACCGGCGGTGGGCACGCGCTCGTGGTATAAACACTACACGCTACACCACAGGACCTACCGTATTTGTTGCGACTTAGACGTAATCACCTTTATGCCGCCCTTTCCTTTTTACTTTTGGCACGTGGGTAAAATGCTTTGGCTGCACGACGACAAAATATATGAAAACACACCTACGCATAAGCGCTTTTTTATGTCGCTTCAAAGTTGGTTGTTGCGACCTATAACCTACCACTACATGCGAAAATATATCCGCAACAAGTCGTTGTTTGACGAACATTAA
- a CDS encoding Gfo/Idh/MocA family protein has product MPRITRRHFLQIAGSGLLAAHSPFLLAQPAKKKLGVALLGLGNYSTNLLAPALQHTEHCELRGIITGSEEKIPKWQRKYGIKDANVYTYGSMAEIANNDDIDVIYVVTPTGTHKDFAVQAANTGKHVWCEKPMAMDSDECQAIIDACNRNNVTLSIGYRMQHEPNTRTFRQYLETKPYGDITAVSSFAGYAGQGRAADNWRMQKHMGGGALYDMGVYAINSARFLTGREPLSVTGSHPPQRFPNKFTEVDETTLFTMDFGDGLVADCGTSVVKGFNHFKANCEDGWYQLKPMQSYNGVTGTTSNGQTLSPIDGMQQTLQMDNDALAIIAGRQPMVPGSEGLADIKIVNAIFEAAKTGQTVRL; this is encoded by the coding sequence ATGCCTCGTATTACTCGTCGTCATTTTCTTCAAATAGCGGGTTCGGGTTTACTCGCTGCCCACAGCCCTTTTTTACTCGCTCAGCCTGCTAAAAAGAAACTAGGCGTAGCTTTGCTTGGTTTGGGCAACTACAGCACCAATTTATTAGCACCTGCACTACAGCACACCGAACATTGCGAGTTGCGAGGCATCATCACGGGTAGCGAGGAAAAAATTCCTAAGTGGCAAAGAAAGTACGGCATTAAAGACGCCAACGTATATACATACGGCTCTATGGCTGAAATAGCCAATAACGACGATATCGACGTTATCTATGTCGTAACCCCTACGGGTACGCACAAAGACTTTGCTGTGCAAGCTGCAAATACCGGAAAGCATGTGTGGTGCGAAAAACCCATGGCTATGGATAGCGATGAGTGCCAGGCTATCATTGATGCCTGTAATAGAAATAATGTCACGTTATCTATTGGATATCGCATGCAGCACGAACCCAACACACGCACTTTTCGTCAATACCTTGAGACTAAACCCTATGGAGATATAACTGCGGTATCGAGCTTTGCGGGTTATGCCGGGCAGGGTAGGGCGGCAGACAACTGGCGAATGCAAAAGCATATGGGAGGCGGAGCCCTTTATGACATGGGCGTTTATGCAATAAACAGCGCGCGCTTTCTAACGGGGCGAGAGCCTTTGTCTGTAACTGGTAGCCATCCTCCTCAACGTTTCCCAAACAAGTTTACTGAAGTTGATGAAACTACCTTATTCACCATGGACTTTGGCGACGGGCTGGTGGCAGATTGCGGCACTAGCGTAGTAAAAGGGTTTAATCATTTCAAAGCTAATTGTGAAGACGGTTGGTATCAGCTAAAACCAATGCAGAGCTACAACGGTGTAACGGGGACAACGTCCAATGGGCAAACACTGTCACCTATTGACGGTATGCAGCAAACACTTCAAATGGATAATGACGCTTTAGCCATAATAGCTGGGCGACAGCCAATGGTACCCGGTAGTGAAGGGCTTGCTGATATCAAAATCGTGAACGCGATATTTGAAGCAGCAAAAACTGGTCAAACGGTTAGGCTGTAA
- a CDS encoding FecR family protein produces MTSIVLEEAADWFDRIDELSEKEQSDFANWLAIEENKAAFRKIATAMGQPELAARSIALSTKITTNITPLPQNGLTENKNAEGKVERSRIATYWSIASAACIACAVVFFTSGNVDLTANSEERLSALADYETSTFNVISTSITEEKSNVLDDGSIVYQGGDSQISVAFSAEKREVKLTKGQAYFDVTHAPQRPFIVDLDEATITVVGTAFDIDRLEGQTIVKVYDGTVRISADREILLNRGQEITLENGVIISSSVFTPQQLPSWRMGWLSIEDTPINEVIARLNRYSSSPLRYIGDPDVVISGRFSLRDISESLNLLSSMQEFSVERTSSDYIVRQIK; encoded by the coding sequence ATGACATCAATAGTTTTAGAGGAAGCAGCAGACTGGTTTGATCGTATTGATGAATTAAGCGAAAAAGAGCAGAGTGATTTCGCGAACTGGCTTGCTATAGAAGAAAACAAGGCTGCTTTTCGCAAGATAGCTACCGCAATGGGGCAGCCCGAGCTCGCTGCACGGTCAATCGCTCTCTCAACAAAAATCACAACGAATATCACGCCACTACCTCAAAATGGTCTAACTGAAAATAAAAATGCAGAGGGTAAGGTGGAACGTAGTCGCATAGCTACTTATTGGTCAATTGCTTCGGCGGCCTGTATTGCATGTGCTGTCGTGTTTTTCACTTCGGGTAATGTCGATTTAACGGCGAACTCTGAGGAACGACTGTCTGCCCTTGCTGATTATGAAACCAGTACTTTTAACGTTATTTCAACTTCTATAACAGAAGAAAAGTCTAACGTACTAGATGATGGTTCAATTGTTTATCAGGGTGGTGATAGTCAAATAAGCGTAGCGTTTAGTGCTGAAAAGAGGGAGGTTAAACTTACCAAAGGTCAGGCATATTTTGACGTGACGCATGCGCCACAAAGACCGTTTATTGTTGATTTAGATGAAGCAACAATTACAGTTGTAGGGACTGCTTTCGACATTGATAGGCTAGAAGGTCAGACTATCGTAAAAGTTTACGACGGTACGGTAAGAATTAGCGCCGACCGCGAAATTCTCTTAAATAGAGGTCAAGAAATAACGCTCGAAAACGGCGTTATTATATCAAGCTCGGTGTTCACGCCACAGCAGCTTCCAAGTTGGAGGATGGGGTGGTTAAGTATTGAAGACACACCTATAAACGAGGTGATAGCAAGATTGAACCGTTATTCGTCAAGCCCCCTCAGATATATCGGCGATCCAGATGTGGTTATCTCAGGGCGGTTTAGTTTACGTGATATTAGTGAGTCTCTAAACTTATTATCTTCAATGCAAGAATTCTCGGTCGAACGAACGAGTTCGGATTACATAGTGAGACAAATAAAGTAG
- a CDS encoding ADP-ribosylglycohydrolase family protein has translation MASLINQRARAALKNAFVGDALAMPVHWFYNPADIYKAFPLGIEQFEDAPSFHPSSIMSLHSTQKGGRANKASASQKEIVGEVILKGKRQYWGKDNVHYHHGMKAGENTLNAHCARIVLTCALKGYDTIEFLNQYISFMRADEPQHPDTYAESYHRGFFANLDQGIPAEKCGAVTHDTASIGAFVSVTPLAVVEAAKNTALNDIKHLCREHLYLTHPDESLASLCDYYVELIYKLVQRQDESPKNILEEIASKSAGLNLAKLTAKNKSDIEVVGRMYSPACYISDAWPAVLYFAYRYADNPKRALIANTNVGGDNVHRGFVLGAILGLMRGAEISPWFSELTNAKKLNSLIDCLDVI, from the coding sequence ATGGCTTCATTAATTAACCAGCGCGCAAGAGCAGCACTTAAAAACGCATTTGTTGGCGATGCACTCGCTATGCCGGTGCACTGGTTTTACAACCCTGCTGATATCTACAAAGCGTTTCCGTTAGGAATAGAGCAGTTTGAGGATGCGCCGTCTTTTCACCCTTCTTCAATAATGTCGCTACACTCTACACAGAAAGGTGGCCGCGCAAACAAAGCATCAGCTAGCCAAAAAGAAATAGTGGGTGAGGTCATTCTTAAAGGGAAAAGACAGTACTGGGGTAAAGATAATGTTCATTACCATCATGGAATGAAAGCGGGTGAAAATACGCTTAATGCCCACTGCGCCCGAATTGTACTGACCTGCGCCCTTAAAGGTTATGACACGATTGAGTTTTTAAACCAATACATTAGCTTTATGCGCGCTGATGAGCCCCAACACCCTGACACTTATGCCGAGTCTTATCACAGAGGTTTTTTCGCGAATCTTGATCAGGGCATTCCAGCAGAAAAATGTGGAGCAGTTACCCATGATACGGCTTCTATAGGGGCTTTTGTGTCAGTAACACCTTTAGCGGTAGTGGAAGCAGCTAAGAACACTGCACTTAACGACATCAAACACCTATGTCGTGAGCACTTGTATTTAACTCATCCCGATGAGTCGTTAGCATCGTTGTGCGATTACTATGTTGAGCTGATTTACAAATTGGTTCAGCGCCAAGATGAATCCCCCAAAAATATTTTAGAAGAAATTGCGAGTAAGTCAGCAGGGCTGAACTTGGCTAAGCTTACGGCAAAGAACAAAAGCGATATTGAAGTTGTTGGGCGTATGTATTCGCCGGCATGTTATATCTCAGACGCCTGGCCCGCCGTATTATATTTTGCATACCGCTATGCAGATAATCCGAAAAGAGCGCTTATAGCAAACACTAATGTGGGCGGTGATAACGTACATCGTGGTTTTGTTTTAGGGGCCATATTAGGTTTAATGCGCGGGGCAGAGATATCCCCATGGTTTAGCGAATTAACTAATGCGAAAAAGCTAAACTCGTTAATCGACTGTCTAGACGTTATATGA
- a CDS encoding AI-2E family transporter, whose product MDNAGSTIEKQKKNLTGAYPKIAKQTKLLNTLVIFAFIYTMYLAKSLLIPLFFSAFIALLLSPLVAIARKVFVPRAISAGALIVLLITPFTLLTVELAEPAERWMHSLPKIAAEINEEIEEISSSIDAYTTPPATDAVEKEPSIFDWFGNDDSPTLPVGQPDTSNSVTDKLKQSGIDMGITLFSNAPFLLAQVMACVVLIFFLLVFGPNLFHVFIRDFPVVTDKRRALVLVDQIQRELSAYIVTISIINTCLGLATAGAFYYLNIEDALLWGALVALMNFVPYLGGIASSIVLLVVGVVQFGLTSSAFLPAGVFLVLNIIESQLITPAVLGRSMQLNPLIIIIWIAITGWLWGVVGVLLAVPILMCVKIILENLNVFNHWIRLLESK is encoded by the coding sequence ATGGATAACGCTGGCTCTACTATTGAAAAACAAAAAAAGAATTTAACTGGCGCATACCCTAAAATAGCCAAGCAAACTAAGCTGCTGAATACCCTAGTAATATTCGCCTTTATCTACACTATGTATTTGGCAAAATCGTTACTCATCCCGTTGTTCTTTTCAGCCTTTATAGCCTTATTGTTGAGCCCACTTGTGGCCATCGCAAGAAAAGTATTTGTACCGCGGGCTATTTCGGCAGGGGCATTAATTGTTCTACTAATAACCCCTTTCACTTTGCTCACTGTAGAGCTTGCTGAACCCGCCGAGCGTTGGATGCACTCTTTACCCAAAATAGCCGCCGAAATTAATGAAGAAATAGAAGAAATTAGCAGTAGTATTGATGCCTATACTACCCCGCCAGCAACTGACGCTGTGGAAAAGGAGCCATCTATTTTTGACTGGTTTGGCAACGATGATTCCCCAACGCTGCCCGTTGGTCAGCCAGATACCTCAAACTCGGTAACCGACAAGCTCAAGCAGAGCGGTATTGATATGGGGATAACCTTGTTTAGCAACGCACCATTCTTATTGGCACAAGTCATGGCATGCGTTGTGTTGATCTTTTTCTTATTGGTTTTTGGTCCTAATCTGTTTCACGTTTTCATCAGAGATTTTCCAGTTGTTACAGATAAAAGGCGAGCATTGGTATTAGTCGATCAAATTCAACGAGAGCTTTCAGCCTACATAGTTACAATCAGTATCATAAACACATGTTTAGGACTGGCTACAGCGGGTGCGTTCTACTATTTAAATATTGAAGATGCGCTTCTGTGGGGAGCACTCGTTGCCTTGATGAACTTTGTTCCCTACCTGGGTGGTATTGCAAGTAGCATAGTGTTGCTAGTGGTAGGGGTTGTTCAGTTTGGACTTACCAGCAGCGCATTTCTGCCAGCCGGTGTCTTTTTGGTTTTGAATATTATTGAGTCTCAGTTGATTACCCCAGCCGTATTGGGGCGCAGTATGCAGCTTAACCCGCTGATTATTATAATTTGGATAGCCATTACAGGCTGGTTATGGGGCGTAGTGGGCGTTTTACTAGCGGTCCCCATATTGATGTGCGTTAAGATTATTCTGGAAAACCTAAATGTTTTTAACCACTGGATAAGGCTCCTTGAATCTAAATGA
- a CDS encoding RidA family protein yields the protein MNIERIETKQRMSRIVKHNGVIYLCGQVCADATQDITHQTQTMLDKVDSLLVQAGSDRKHMLSATIYLKTMDDFAKMNEVWDNWVPEGYAPARACVTADMAREALLVEISVVAAEIAE from the coding sequence ATGAACATTGAACGAATAGAAACCAAGCAGCGCATGAGTCGCATTGTGAAGCACAATGGCGTTATCTACTTATGCGGGCAAGTATGTGCAGATGCTACGCAAGATATCACCCACCAAACTCAAACCATGCTTGATAAAGTGGATAGCTTACTTGTTCAAGCGGGAAGCGATAGAAAGCATATGCTTTCAGCGACCATTTATCTTAAAACCATGGATGATTTTGCGAAGATGAATGAGGTATGGGATAACTGGGTCCCAGAGGGTTACGCCCCAGCGCGAGCTTGCGTTACAGCCGATATGGCACGCGAGGCGCTTCTTGTAGAAATTTCTGTTGTTGCTGCTGAGATTGCAGAATAA
- a CDS encoding RNA polymerase sigma factor: MKPAADLHWDELENNDVKNLLMSLKAFIRSLTVDKSQAEDIFQETVLRTKRSKQLSELDSPLAYMITVSKTVLYDFQKKSVPQYVDIEEVSIQSDDYSPSNTYLNQQKLALVDNILLNMSPIRREIFLLRRVEGLPRDDIARRLGVSVEVVKKHLTRAMVEITVKLEEAGWLEDN, translated from the coding sequence ATGAAACCAGCGGCAGATTTACATTGGGATGAGTTAGAAAATAACGACGTGAAAAACTTACTTATGTCGCTTAAGGCATTCATCCGAAGTTTAACGGTCGATAAAAGCCAAGCTGAAGATATCTTCCAAGAGACAGTGTTAAGGACGAAGAGAAGCAAGCAACTATCGGAATTAGACTCTCCACTTGCCTATATGATCACGGTATCTAAAACAGTCTTATACGATTTTCAGAAAAAAAGTGTTCCGCAGTACGTCGATATTGAAGAAGTAAGTATTCAATCTGACGATTATTCGCCAAGTAATACTTATCTTAATCAACAGAAACTGGCGCTGGTAGACAATATACTCCTGAACATGTCACCTATCAGAAGAGAAATTTTTCTGCTTCGAAGAGTAGAAGGCTTGCCGCGAGATGACATCGCTAGAAGGTTAGGTGTAAGTGTTGAAGTGGTCAAAAAACACTTAACAAGAGCGATGGTCGAAATCACTGTGAAACTTGAAGAAGCTGGATGGCTAGAGGACAACTAA
- a CDS encoding alpha-amylase family glycosyl hydrolase, which translates to MSDNSIGPGVVKTQDGYRFSVWAPNAQSVSLTGDFNDWNRPGISMQRQDNGVWWCETSDAKCDHEYKYEVTNAKGDCVVKNDPRARLMTNSVGNSVVYDDAFSWEVEDFKPAPIHQRIIYELHIGTFHRKNGEQGTFDTAIEKLDYLASLGVNMIELMPVNEFAGDISWGYNPACPFAVEEAYGGPDGLKRFIDAAHKQGMGVIMDVVYNHFGPSDLDIWQFDGWSENDKGGIYFYNDERSATPWGDTRPDYGRQEVRDYITDNALMWLQEFKADGLRMDMVPFMRTVSGADSGEDDIPEAYELIKGINRRIQQECREKMTIAEDLHQHDYISDLLDDGGCGYTAQWDAAFVHPVREVLTQSNDENVNLGVLVNALTKEYSGSPFARVVYTESHDEVANGKARLVEEIAPRNVDGDYFARQKGILAATLVLTSAGIPMLFQGQEFKESGWFDDVKDLDWSRSDSFDEYLEAVTALIQLRKGEDKATSGLTGANTEVVHQDDKNKVLGYRRFNGIENESVWVYLHLGVEDIDDYQVSGLPADPHCLFAWSDGLLTQEIHLDGGRIKLPSFGILILTERSNLD; encoded by the coding sequence ATGTCTGATAATTCAATAGGTCCAGGTGTAGTAAAAACACAAGATGGATATCGTTTTTCCGTATGGGCGCCTAATGCACAAAGCGTCTCACTTACCGGAGATTTTAATGATTGGAATCGACCGGGTATCAGTATGCAGAGACAAGATAATGGTGTGTGGTGGTGTGAAACAAGTGATGCTAAATGTGACCATGAATACAAGTATGAAGTGACTAATGCTAAAGGTGATTGCGTTGTAAAAAACGACCCCAGGGCACGACTGATGACCAATAGCGTAGGTAACAGCGTTGTTTATGACGATGCTTTCAGTTGGGAGGTAGAAGACTTCAAACCCGCCCCTATTCATCAACGGATTATCTACGAGCTTCATATCGGCACATTTCACCGCAAAAACGGCGAGCAAGGTACATTCGATACAGCCATAGAGAAGCTTGATTACTTGGCTTCGCTAGGCGTAAACATGATAGAGCTTATGCCTGTAAACGAATTTGCTGGCGATATAAGTTGGGGGTATAACCCAGCATGCCCGTTTGCCGTTGAAGAAGCTTATGGTGGGCCAGATGGCCTAAAACGCTTTATCGATGCAGCGCACAAACAAGGCATGGGCGTCATAATGGATGTGGTGTATAACCATTTTGGCCCTAGTGACTTAGATATTTGGCAATTTGATGGCTGGAGCGAGAACGACAAGGGGGGAATTTATTTCTACAACGATGAGCGTTCCGCTACCCCATGGGGTGACACGCGTCCTGATTATGGCCGTCAAGAAGTACGGGATTATATTACCGACAATGCCTTAATGTGGCTTCAGGAGTTCAAGGCAGATGGCTTGCGAATGGATATGGTGCCTTTCATGCGTACCGTCTCTGGTGCAGACTCGGGAGAAGATGATATCCCAGAAGCTTATGAATTAATTAAGGGAATTAATAGGCGTATTCAACAAGAGTGCCGAGAAAAAATGACAATTGCTGAAGACCTACATCAGCACGATTACATTTCTGACCTCTTGGACGATGGCGGTTGTGGTTACACGGCGCAATGGGACGCTGCATTTGTACACCCAGTGCGTGAAGTGCTTACTCAATCTAATGATGAAAACGTCAATCTTGGTGTTCTCGTTAACGCTTTGACCAAAGAGTACAGCGGCAGCCCCTTTGCTAGAGTGGTTTATACCGAATCTCACGATGAAGTGGCTAATGGAAAGGCTCGCTTAGTTGAAGAAATTGCGCCTAGAAATGTAGATGGCGATTACTTTGCACGTCAAAAGGGGATTTTAGCCGCGACGCTGGTACTTACAAGCGCTGGCATCCCTATGTTGTTTCAAGGGCAAGAATTTAAAGAGTCTGGTTGGTTTGACGACGTAAAAGACCTAGATTGGTCACGAAGCGATAGTTTTGATGAATACCTAGAGGCGGTGACGGCGTTGATCCAATTACGCAAAGGCGAGGACAAGGCAACCTCTGGGCTAACAGGCGCCAATACAGAGGTTGTCCATCAAGACGATAAAAACAAAGTCTTAGGCTATCGCCGATTCAACGGCATCGAAAATGAATCGGTGTGGGTATACCTTCATTTAGGTGTCGAAGACATAGATGATTATCAGGTATCAGGGTTGCCAGCTGACCCCCATTGTTTATTTGCATGGTCAGACGGATTGCTCACGCAGGAAATTCATCTGGACGGTGGAAGAATAAAGCTTCCTTCTTTTGGTATTCTAATTCTTACCGAGCGGAGTAATTTAGATTAA